The following is a genomic window from Plasmodium yoelii strain 17X genome assembly, chromosome: 12.
GGTTGCATAAATACTGGCATAACCTCATCTATTAATTTGTCTATATCATTCTTTGCTTCTTCATAAGTTTCTCTAGATATTTCACCATACCATTTTACTTTGGGTTCTGTTCCACTTGCTCTTATAGTAACGATAGCTGTGTTTTCAAAATAAAGTGTAATATTTTGTGAATCTGGTGTTGGAGCAATTAATGATTTTTTATCAGATGTCTGTGAATCATAACCTGTAGTTAGATCCCTAATATGcaaaattttatatgaagCTAACTGCTGTTTATAATTTCCATTAGATCTAAATTCATCAAATATGCTAGCGACATCATTTGAATCAAAAACAGTATAATATCCATTATTGCTTACAAAATATCCTATTTCTTTTCTAATATTTTCTAAGTATTGATGAAATgtcaaattattttcatataaatatacagcCATTTCTACCCAATAAGCTAAAGCAGATATACCACACTTATCTCTAACATGTTTTGTCAATGCGTGTCCTAAAGCTTCTTCATAAcaatataatgtattataattattgtcATTATATTCTATAGCTTTATTAATTAACCATTTAAAACCTGTTAATGTTTCATCATACATATACCCATATTTTTgacataacatttttaacatCCTTGAACAAACAATAGTACATAAAAAGACATGCTTtgatttatctatattttttttctcatactgtttcataataaaatatgcaaaTATTATTCCTAATTCATCGCCTGaaaatattttccatttattattatatttttcggCACAAGCAAATCTATCTGCATCTGGATCATTAGCAACTACTAATGGACTATTAACTAAATCAGCTAATTCGATTGATAAATTTAATGCGCCTTTTTCTTCTGGATTTGGAAAAGTAACAGTCGGAAAATCTGCATCTGGTAATGCTTGTTGAGGTACAGTCagtaaattattatatccaACGATTTGCATAATCTTTTGAACAAACTTTCTACCTACACCATGCATAGGTGAATAAACAATAACTAACTTTGTACGTGAATTTCTATAACAGCTAAAATTAAATTCGTTTTTTAAATCAGATGTAAACATATCATACATCTCATGATATATATCTTCAACTAATGACTtatcttttaaataaaaatcttcatttaaatattcatatatatcattCCATGGTTTTAAATTATCTAATATGCaattagatatatttttatcaactGGAGGAATTATTTGTGCCccattttcatcatataatttatatccaTTATCTATCTTAGGGTTATGAGAAGCTGTTATCATAACCCCACATaagcaattttttttaaaacttgAATAACATAAAATAGGGGTAGCAACTGTTTGGCCGAATAAataaaccctaaacccttTTGATAAACATACAGATGCTGCAACATGAGAAAAAGATTCTGAATTATGTCTCCCATCAAAACCAAATATTATTCCTCGATTTTTACACAAATTTAttccatatttatttattaaatattcacATAAACCTTGGGTT
Proteins encoded in this region:
- a CDS encoding phosphoglucomutase, putative; protein product: MNKIKNPELLKSIELWNLFSKPKYLSDQTEEVINNYNEEELNKLFLKRLNFGTAGLRGKMGVGFNAMNVVTIIQTTQGLCEYLINKYGINLCKNRGIIFGFDGRHNSESFSHVAASVCLSKGFRVYLFGQTVATPILCYSSFKKNCLCGVMITASHNPKIDNGYKLYDENGAQIIPPVDKNISNCILDNLKPWNDIYEYLNEDFYLKDKSLVEDIYHEMYDMFTSDLKNEFNFSCYRNSRTKLVIVYSPMHGVGRKFVQKIMQIVGYNNLLTVPQQALPDADFPTVTFPNPEEKGALNLSIELADLVNSPLVVANDPDADRFACAEKYNNKWKIFSGDELGIIFAYFIMKQYEKKNIDKSKHVFLCTIVCSRMLKMLCQKYGYMYDETLTGFKWLINKAIEYNDNNYNTLYCYEEALGHALTKHVRDKCGISALAYWVEMAVYLYENNLTFHQYLENIRKEIGYFVSNNGYYTVFDSNDVASIFDEFRSNGNYKQQLASYKILHIRDLTTGYDSQTSDKKSLIAPTPDSQNITLYFENTAIVTIRASGTEPKVKWYGEISRETYEEAKNDIDKLIDEVMPVFMQPDKYNVKRC